Proteins from a genomic interval of Corythoichthys intestinalis isolate RoL2023-P3 chromosome 3, ASM3026506v1, whole genome shotgun sequence:
- the anxa1a gene encoding annexin A1a yields the protein MSFIREFMMQTVYLGMPDESILKNEGTVKSSPNFSASGDAAVLDQAIKAKGVDENTIIEILVKRSNEQRQQIKEAYQQASGKPLEAALKKALKGDLEDVVMALLKTPAQYDAQQLKMAMKGLGTDEDTLVEILASRTNMEILEIKKAYKEEYKKDLEEDVRSDTSGDFRNALLSLCKANRTEGVCEQLIDSDARALYEAGEGRKGKDCSVFIEILTVRSAPHLREVFQRYSKYSKVDVAKAIDLEMKGDIENCLTAVVKCAGSRSAFFAERLYLAMKGSGTRKNILTRIMVSRSEKDLKLIKAEYKKKYGKTLYQDILDDTKGDYEKILLALCGSED from the exons ATGTCTTTCATCAGAGAGTTTATGATGCAAACAGTCTATCTGGGCATGCCCGATGAGTCA ATCTTAAAAAACGAGGGGACCGTGAAGTCCTCGCCAAACTTCAGCGCCAGTGGTGATGCAGCAGTCTTGGACCAGGCCATTAAGGCAAAAG GTGTGGATGAAAACACCATCATTGAAATACTGGTGAAGAGGAGCAATGAGCAAAGGCAGCAAATTAAAGAAGCTtaccaacaagctagcggaaag CCTCTTGAGGCAGCACTGAAGAAGGCATTGAAGGGAGATTTAGAGGATGTGGTCATGGCTCTTCTGAAAACGCCAGCCCAGTATGATGCCCAGCAACTGAAAATGGCCATGAAG GGGTTGGGAACAGATGAGGACACCCTCGTTGAGATTTTGGCCTCTCGGACCAACATGGAGATTTTGGAAATAAAAAAGGCCTACAAGGAAG AGTACAAAAAGGACCTGGAGGAAGATGTCAGATCTGACACCAGTGGAGACTTCAGAAATGCACTCCTTTCACTCTGCAAG GCCAACCGCACTGAGGGAGTGTGTGAACAACTAATTGACAGTGATGCCAGGGCTTTGTATGAGGCTGGAGAGGGGAGGAAAGGAAAAGACTGCTCCGTTTTCATTGAAATCCTTACTGTCAGGAGTGCCCCTCATCTCCGTGAAG tgTTTCAGAGGTACTCTAAGTACAGCAAGGTTGATGTGGCCAAAGCAATTGATCTGGAGATGAAGGGTGATATTGAGAATTGCCTCACAGCAGTCG TCAAGTGTGCTGGGAGCAGGTCTGCTTTCTTTGCTGAGAGGCTGTACCTAGCCATGAAG GGATCTGGAACCCGCAAAAACATCCTTACACGTATCATGGTGAGCCGCTCAGAAAAAGATTTGAAACTAATCAAGGCagaatacaagaaaaaataTGGGAAAACACTCTACCAGGACATTCTG GATGATACGAAAGGAGACTATGAGAAGATTCTCCTTGCTCTCTGCGGGAGTGAGGACTGA